One Halalkalicoccus sp. NIPERK01 DNA window includes the following coding sequences:
- a CDS encoding GTPBP1 family GTP-binding protein codes for MSPDRAVLRDAIEHGEREGGSVEFKERLTRADHLHGGRMESLAAQLRHRVLSGDGEATYVVGVTDSGGIAGISHDAFSESMDVLSLLAEEASAHIHDVQTWGADGPDGEDGLVGVATLRTGSMLRTDDEHVVIGTAGHVDHGKSTLVGSLVTGQRDDGEGGTRGFLDVQPHEVERGLSADLSYAVYGFREGQPVRMDNPHRKADRAGVVRESDRLVSFVDTVGHEPWLRTTIRGLVGQKLDYGLLTVAADDGPTKTTREHLGVLLATDLPTIVAITKVDLVDDEREREVAREVERLLRDVGRTPLPVARHGVNAAIEEIDETVVPILRTSAVTGRGLDTLDAVFERLPKRASDDGEFRMYIDRTYSITGVGAVASGTVKSGVVEAGDELLLGPLADGTFAEVEVRSIEMHYHRVEEAQSGRIVGIALKGVREADIERGMVLLPREADPEPVREFEADVMVLNHPTRITTGYEPVVHLETISEAGVFTPSEGRLLPGDTGTTRVRFKFRPYLVEEGQRFVFREGRSKGVGTVTDVTPAD; via the coding sequence ATGAGCCCCGACCGAGCCGTGTTGCGCGACGCGATCGAACACGGCGAGAGGGAGGGTGGCAGCGTCGAGTTCAAGGAACGACTCACCAGAGCCGACCACCTCCACGGGGGGCGAATGGAGAGCCTCGCGGCCCAGTTGCGCCACCGCGTCCTCTCGGGCGACGGCGAGGCGACGTACGTCGTCGGCGTCACCGATTCGGGGGGGATCGCCGGCATCAGCCACGACGCCTTCTCCGAGTCGATGGACGTCCTCTCGCTGCTCGCGGAGGAGGCGAGCGCCCACATCCACGACGTCCAGACGTGGGGTGCGGACGGCCCGGACGGCGAAGACGGCCTCGTCGGCGTCGCGACCCTCAGAACGGGGTCGATGCTCCGGACCGACGACGAGCACGTCGTGATCGGCACCGCCGGCCACGTCGACCACGGCAAGAGCACGCTCGTCGGGAGCCTCGTCACCGGCCAGCGCGACGACGGCGAGGGCGGGACACGGGGCTTTCTCGACGTCCAGCCCCACGAGGTCGAACGCGGCCTCTCGGCGGACCTCTCGTACGCCGTCTACGGCTTCCGCGAGGGCCAACCGGTTAGAATGGACAACCCCCACCGGAAGGCCGACCGGGCGGGCGTCGTCCGGGAGTCCGACCGGCTCGTCTCGTTCGTCGACACCGTGGGCCACGAGCCGTGGCTCCGGACCACCATCCGGGGGCTCGTGGGCCAGAAGCTCGATTACGGGCTGCTCACCGTCGCGGCCGACGACGGCCCCACGAAGACGACCCGCGAGCACCTCGGGGTGCTTCTGGCGACCGACCTGCCCACCATCGTCGCGATCACCAAGGTCGACCTGGTCGACGACGAGCGCGAACGCGAGGTCGCCCGCGAGGTCGAACGCCTCCTTCGCGATGTGGGGCGCACGCCCCTGCCGGTCGCGCGCCACGGCGTGAACGCGGCGATCGAGGAGATCGACGAGACGGTCGTCCCGATCCTGCGGACGAGCGCGGTCACCGGGCGAGGGCTCGACACGCTGGACGCGGTCTTCGAGCGCCTCCCCAAGCGCGCGAGCGACGACGGCGAGTTCCGGATGTACATCGACCGCACCTACTCGATCACCGGCGTGGGCGCGGTCGCCTCCGGAACGGTGAAATCCGGCGTCGTCGAGGCCGGCGACGAACTGCTCCTGGGGCCGCTCGCCGACGGCACCTTTGCCGAGGTCGAGGTCCGATCGATCGAGATGCACTACCACCGCGTCGAGGAGGCCCAGTCGGGCCGGATCGTCGGCATCGCGCTCAAGGGGGTCCGCGAGGCCGACATCGAGCGCGGGATGGTGCTGCTCCCCCGCGAGGCCGATCCCGAACCCGTCCGGGAGTTCGAGGCCGACGTGATGGTGCTCAACCACCCCACGCGGATCACGACGGGCTACGAACCCGTGGTCCACCTCGAAACGATCAGCGAGGCGGGCGTGTTCACCCCCTCGGAGGGGCGGTTGCTGCCGGGCGACACCGGCACCACCCGCGTGCGCTTCAAGTTCCGCCCCTATCTCGTCGAGGAGGGCCAGCGCTTCGTCTTCCGCGAGGGCCGCAGCAAGGGCGTCGGCACCGTCACGGACGTGACCCCGGCCGACTGA
- a CDS encoding J domain-containing protein, protein MTGSRLLVVLASVFAGIAVLMVALAAAYRTPVPLAIALPFGVTGYVLWYQGTGRLAARVRERARRPGRERTRTRERTRRRNARTTRPPRTSGPTRREAYRTLGLDPGAGTGEVKRAYREKVKTTHPDRGGDEEAFKEVANAYDRLTE, encoded by the coding sequence GTGACCGGATCGCGGCTGCTCGTGGTGCTCGCCTCGGTGTTCGCGGGGATCGCCGTCCTCATGGTCGCGCTCGCCGCGGCCTACCGGACGCCGGTGCCGCTCGCGATCGCGCTCCCGTTCGGCGTCACCGGCTACGTGCTGTGGTATCAGGGGACCGGCCGGCTGGCCGCCCGCGTCCGGGAACGCGCCCGCCGGCCCGGCAGGGAGCGAACCCGGACGCGGGAGCGAACGCGCCGCCGGAACGCCCGGACCACCCGCCCGCCCCGCACGTCCGGGCCGACCCGCCGGGAGGCCTACCGGACGCTCGGTCTCGACCCCGGCGCTGGGACGGGCGAGGTCAAGCGCGCCTACAGGGAGAAGGTCAAAACCACCCACCCCGACCGGGGCGGCGACGAGGAGGCGTTCAAGGAGGTTGCGAACGCCTACGACCGGCTGACGGAGTGA
- the truA gene encoding tRNA pseudouridine(38-40) synthase TruA codes for MRAFRVAYDGDPYRGFQRQPDVRTVEGTLFRALRRHGVFEGEKPENYAAAGRTDAGVSALAQTVAFECPEWLTPAAFNGELPAEIRVWASADAEGFHARYDALSRAYAYHLHAPAADDELLRAALDRFVGAHDFHNLTPDGGDTTRTIREADLEREGEFVVVTVRADGFLRQLVRRLVSLVAAVGRGERDPAFAERALSDERLTGPEGIPPAPPEPLVLVDVTYDLDFEVDERGAESAREVFGEKRVEREAGARVAGFIERGVDG; via the coding sequence ATGCGTGCCTTTCGCGTCGCCTACGACGGCGATCCGTATCGCGGCTTCCAGCGCCAGCCCGACGTCCGAACCGTCGAAGGGACCCTCTTTCGCGCGCTCCGCCGGCACGGCGTCTTCGAGGGGGAGAAACCCGAAAACTACGCCGCCGCCGGACGGACCGACGCCGGCGTCTCGGCGCTCGCCCAGACGGTCGCCTTCGAGTGTCCGGAGTGGCTCACCCCCGCCGCGTTCAACGGCGAACTGCCCGCCGAGATCCGCGTCTGGGCGAGCGCCGACGCCGAGGGGTTTCACGCCCGGTACGACGCCCTCTCGCGGGCGTACGCCTACCACCTCCACGCGCCGGCGGCCGACGACGAGCTGTTACGGGCGGCTCTCGACCGATTCGTAGGCGCCCACGACTTCCACAACCTCACGCCCGACGGCGGTGACACCACCCGCACGATCCGGGAGGCGGATCTCGAACGGGAGGGCGAGTTCGTCGTCGTCACGGTCCGCGCCGACGGGTTCCTCAGGCAGCTCGTCCGCCGGCTCGTCTCGCTCGTCGCCGCGGTGGGCCGGGGAGAGCGCGACCCGGCGTTCGCAGAGAGGGCGCTCTCGGACGAGCGCCTCACCGGCCCGGAGGGGATTCCACCGGCGCCGCCGGAGCCGCTCGTCCTCGTGGACGTGACGTACGACCTCGATTTCGAGGTCGACGAGCGTGGTGCGGAGAGCGCCCGTGAGGTCTTCGGCGAGAAGCGCGTCGAGCGCGAGGCAGGCGCGCGGGTCGCCGGGTTCATCGAACGCGGAGTCGACGGGTAA
- a CDS encoding universal stress protein has product MNRHVLVAMGATEASETALEHALREHPDARITIVHVTATSDPLGLFGDRDPEAYMVPECGFDLDDEVMPDGNAFNRAQRRRAERVFDRACELADEHEREIEPVVRSGNAVEEIVTCADERNVDRVVIADHQQTELRPLLWSVPESVARNASPPGHGAVLTLSVETPVVTRRLRVR; this is encoded by the coding sequence ATGAACCGCCACGTGCTGGTGGCGATGGGGGCGACCGAGGCGTCCGAGACCGCCCTCGAACACGCGCTGCGGGAGCATCCCGACGCGAGGATCACGATCGTCCACGTGACGGCCACGAGCGATCCGCTCGGCCTCTTCGGGGACCGCGACCCGGAGGCGTACATGGTTCCGGAGTGCGGGTTCGATCTCGACGACGAGGTGATGCCCGACGGGAACGCGTTCAACCGAGCACAGCGGCGGCGGGCCGAGCGCGTGTTCGACCGGGCGTGCGAACTCGCGGACGAGCACGAACGGGAGATCGAGCCCGTAGTGAGATCGGGAAACGCGGTCGAGGAGATCGTCACCTGCGCCGACGAGCGGAACGTCGACCGCGTCGTCATCGCGGACCACCAGCAGACGGAACTGCGCCCCCTGCTGTGGAGCGTCCCCGAGTCGGTCGCCAGAAACGCCAGTCCCCCCGGTCACGGTGCTGTGCTGACTCTTAGCGTGGAGACGCCCGTCGTTACCCGTCGACTCCGCGTTCGATGA
- a CDS encoding helix-turn-helix domain-containing protein: MSAFPAERLSDLPPSAKLVFLVLEHNGSLTQREIRDESLLTARTARYALSRLEEEGLVEERISFRDARQRIYSLSKAGETAADGHPAPC; the protein is encoded by the coding sequence ATGAGCGCGTTCCCCGCCGAGCGGCTGTCGGATCTCCCCCCGAGTGCCAAACTCGTCTTCCTCGTGCTCGAACACAACGGTTCGCTCACCCAACGGGAGATCCGTGACGAGTCACTGTTGACGGCTCGGACGGCTCGATACGCGCTCTCCCGGCTGGAAGAGGAGGGGCTGGTCGAGGAGCGGATCTCGTTCAGGGACGCACGACAGCGCATCTACTCCCTCTCGAAGGCGGGCGAGACGGCCGCCGACGGCCACCCGGCGCCGTGTTGA